AGGATCTATTAAATCTGGTCTATTTGTAGCTCCTATAATAACTACTTCTTTTAAAGTTTGCATTCCATCCATTTCAGTAAGCAATTGATTTACTATTCTATCTGTTACTCCTGAATCTCCATGTATTCCTCTTCTAGGAGCTATAGAATCTAATTCATCAAAGAATATTATACATGGAGCGGTTTCTCTTGCTTTTCTAAATATTTCTCTTATTGCTTTTTCAGATTCTCCAACCCATTTACTTAAAACTTCTGGTCCTTTAACAGAAATAAAGTTTGCTTGACTTTCAGTTGCAACTGCTTTTGCTAAAAGTGTTTTTCCTGTTCCAGGCGGACCATATAAAAGTATTCCTCTTGGAGGCTTTATTCCAAGTCTTTTAAATACATCTGGATATTTTAAAGGCCATTCAACAGCTTCTCTTAATTCTTGTTTCACATTTTCCAATCCTCCAATATCTTCCCATTTTACATTTGGTATTTCAAGTATTACTTCTCTTAATGCTGATGGTTGAATATTTCTTAAAGCATTTGCAAAATCTTCTCTTGTTACTTTTATTTTTTCTAATACTTCAACTGGTATAACTTCTTTTTCTAAATCTATATGTGGCAAAGCTCTTCTTAATGCATTCATAGCTGCTTCTCTAGCTAATGCTGCTAAATCTGCTCCTACAAATCCATAAGTTATTTCTGCTAATTCATCTAAATTAACATCTTTATCCAATGGCATTCTACGTGTATGTATTTGAAGTATTTCTTTTCTACCATTTTTATCAGGAACTCCTATTCTAATTTCTCTATCGAATCTTCCAGGTCTTCTAAGAGCAGGATCTATTGCTTCTATTCTATTCGTAGCTCCAATAACAACTACTTGCCCTCTACTTTTCAATCCATCCATTAAAGTTAAAAGTTGACTAACAACTCTTCTTTCAACTTCTCCAGTAACTTCACTCCTTTTTGGTGCAATAGCATCTAATTCATCTATAAATATTATACTAGGAGCATTTTCTTCAGCTTCACGAAAAACTTCTCTTAATCTAGCTTCAGATTCTCCATAATATTTACTCATTATTTCTGGACCATTTATTGTTATAAAATGAGCACCGGTTTCATTTGCTAATGCTTTTGCTATTAATGTTTTTCCTGTTCCAGGCGGACCATATAAAAGCAATCCTTTTGGTGGCTCTATTCCAAGATGTCTAAATAACTCTGGATGTTTCATAGGTAACTCTATCATTTCTCTAATTCTTTGTAATTCTTCATGCAATCCACCTATGTCTTCATATGTTACTCCAGAAATTTCTTCTTCTCTTTTTACAGGTGTTCTACTTATTTCTATAGAAGTTTCTTCATTAATTATTACTGGTGGAGAAGGATTTGTTGAAATTACTTTTAATTCTAATCCAACTCCTAATATAGGAACTACTAAAACATCTCCTTTTGAAACAGGTTGATTCATTAATTGAACTAATACTATTCTTCCAATATCACCAATGAATGGAAGTTGTTCAAATGGTGCTAAAACAACTTTTTT
This genomic window from Nitrososphaerota archaeon contains:
- a CDS encoding CDC48 family AAA ATPase, which encodes MSKENIEEVTLKVVEAKQRDVGRKIARIDSDIMRKLDLVPGDVIEIIGKKSTTAIVWPAYKEDEKAGIIRIDGETRRNAGVTVGDVVQIRKAKAKPAKKVVLAPFEQLPFIGDIGRIVLVQLMNQPVSKGDVLVVPILGVGLELKVISTNPSPPVIINEETSIEISRTPVKREEEISGVTYEDIGGLHEELQRIREMIELPMKHPELFRHLGIEPPKGLLLYGPPGTGKTLIAKALANETGAHFITINGPEIMSKYYGESEARLREVFREAEENAPSIIFIDELDAIAPKRSEVTGEVERRVVSQLLTLMDGLKSRGQVVVIGATNRIEAIDPALRRPGRFDREIRIGVPDKNGRKEILQIHTRRMPLDKDVNLDELAEITYGFVGADLAALAREAAMNALRRALPHIDLEKEVIPVEVLEKIKVTREDFANALRNIQPSALREVILEIPNVKWEDIGGLENVKQELREAVEWPLKYPDVFKRLGIKPPRGILLYGPPGTGKTLLAKAVATESQANFISVKGPEVLSKWVGESEKAIREIFRKARETAPCIIFFDELDSIAPRRGIHGDSGVTDRIVNQLLTEMDGMQTLKEVVIIGATNRPDLIDPALLRPGRFDRVLYVPPPDEKARLQIFKIHTRDMPLAKDVNIEELAKITEGYTGADIEALCREAALTAARENIEAKEVNAKHFMEALKKIKPSVSTEELKEYERIIKDFKKSTAYIR